A stretch of the Patescibacteria group bacterium genome encodes the following:
- a CDS encoding PAS domain-containing protein, whose product MDLLTRRYSILASLLAYLGGVVASVTLLIFVLAPDKTPQNITLAVMLGGSGAILLAYYLSLHQLLKKNHLQLSTGIMAVLAAISEFILINATGGPDSPYYSLWILAIVIAGLFGQVATITVVFMTLLYFVYVFWTHDFNQTYIATHLGIVLMTIGTGAIAEWIHLFLGRGMVRASQVEKLAGQLGEEELKSEAIMRSVGDGILVIDTKRRIQLFNPAATRLTGWDAGSAHGIDYRLVLNLRDAEGKKLSDDTDPFTQVWREGKSKVRDDLTLETKNGRKLSASLSLSPLTDNKKQIRGGILLFRDISAEKEVERQRNEFISTASHEMRTPVAAIEGYLALAMNANVATIDDRAKQYLDKAHHATQHLGALFKDLLSITTIDDEQHTPSEVFDLGATIKEVVDDMKIQAEKKGLEVQLETSDVRVRGEHAVVPVYAVKAAPSRILEVVSNLVENAIKYTQTGTIRVTIGGTSEAVTVSVIDTGMGIAAEDIPHLFQKFYRVDNSATRTIGGTGLGLYLCRSIIEHSGGRIWVESKPGEGSAFKFTLPRLASDKITKAAASVAVSPGTTTATAMPAAPPYSVATKPSSKSGKVMTDIHKPAVAT is encoded by the coding sequence TTGGATTTATTAACGCGGCGTTATAGCATTCTGGCTTCGCTCCTGGCCTATCTGGGCGGAGTGGTGGCTAGTGTCACGCTGCTTATATTCGTGCTGGCGCCCGATAAGACGCCCCAAAACATAACCCTGGCGGTGATGCTAGGAGGTAGCGGGGCGATCCTGCTGGCTTACTACTTGAGCCTACACCAACTACTCAAAAAGAATCACCTACAGCTATCAACCGGCATCATGGCGGTGCTGGCGGCGATTAGCGAGTTTATTTTAATTAATGCAACCGGCGGCCCGGATTCTCCTTATTACTCGCTGTGGATTTTAGCGATCGTGATTGCTGGGCTGTTTGGTCAGGTTGCCACCATCACCGTGGTGTTCATGACGCTACTGTACTTTGTGTACGTTTTTTGGACGCACGATTTTAACCAGACCTACATCGCTACGCACTTAGGGATCGTGCTGATGACCATCGGCACCGGCGCGATCGCTGAGTGGATTCATTTGTTTTTGGGGCGGGGAATGGTACGAGCCAGCCAGGTTGAAAAACTAGCCGGCCAGCTGGGCGAAGAGGAGCTCAAGTCGGAAGCGATTATGCGTAGCGTGGGTGATGGTATTTTGGTGATTGATACCAAGCGCCGGATTCAGCTGTTCAACCCAGCCGCCACCCGCTTAACCGGCTGGGATGCCGGTAGCGCTCATGGCATTGATTACCGACTGGTGCTCAACCTGCGGGATGCCGAAGGTAAAAAACTCAGCGACGACACCGACCCATTTACGCAGGTATGGCGGGAGGGCAAGAGTAAGGTGCGCGATGACTTAACGCTTGAGACCAAGAATGGGCGCAAACTGTCGGCATCGCTGTCGCTGTCACCACTCACCGACAACAAAAAACAGATCCGTGGTGGTATTTTGCTGTTTCGCGACATTAGTGCCGAAAAAGAGGTTGAGCGCCAACGCAATGAGTTTATTAGCACCGCTTCGCACGAAATGCGCACTCCAGTAGCGGCGATTGAAGGCTACTTGGCGCTGGCGATGAATGCCAACGTGGCCACGATTGACGATCGAGCAAAGCAGTATCTAGATAAGGCCCACCATGCCACTCAGCATTTGGGTGCTTTGTTTAAGGACTTACTGTCGATTACCACCATCGATGACGAGCAACACACCCCGAGCGAGGTGTTTGATCTTGGCGCGACCATTAAAGAGGTGGTTGACGATATGAAGATCCAGGCCGAAAAGAAAGGCCTTGAAGTTCAGCTGGAGACCAGCGACGTACGCGTTCGCGGCGAACACGCGGTGGTGCCGGTGTATGCGGTTAAGGCGGCCCCAAGTCGTATTCTCGAAGTTGTATCCAACCTGGTAGAAAACGCGATCAAGTACACTCAGACCGGCACCATCCGGGTGACCATTGGCGGCACCAGCGAAGCCGTCACCGTTAGCGTTATTGATACCGGTATGGGTATTGCGGCTGAGGACATTCCGCACCTGTTCCAAAAGTTTTACCGAGTCGACAACAGTGCCACCCGCACCATTGGCGGTACCGGGCTGGGGCTCTACCTGTGCCGCAGTATTATTGAACATTCCGGCGGTCGAATTTGGGTAGAGAGCAAGCCGGGCGAGGGGAGCGCCTTTAAGTTCACCCTGCCACGATTGGCTAGTGATAAGATTACTAAGGCGGCCGCTAGTGTAGCGGTTTCACCTGGTACGACCACGGCGACGGCCATGCCAGCAGCTCCACCCTATTCTGTAGCGACCAAACCAAGCTCTAAGAGCGGTAAGGTGATGACCGACATCCACAAACCGGCGGTGGCAACATGA
- a CDS encoding response regulator yields the protein MVAKVLLVEDDLSLREIYGARLQAEGHQVVTASDGEEALAVAMRDHPELIVLDVMMPKISGFDVLDILRSTPETKNIKVIMMTALSQEADRARGESLGVNKYLVKSQVTLEDVMSAVRQVLVGDGGAAAEPGAAPANGTPPPAAPPAA from the coding sequence ATAGTGGCCAAGGTACTCTTAGTAGAAGATGATTTGAGCTTGCGTGAAATTTACGGTGCCCGCTTGCAGGCGGAAGGCCATCAGGTTGTAACCGCCTCTGACGGCGAGGAGGCGCTAGCGGTAGCTATGCGCGATCACCCTGAGCTGATTGTACTGGATGTAATGATGCCAAAAATCAGTGGTTTTGACGTGCTAGACATCCTACGATCAACACCAGAAACCAAGAATATTAAGGTTATTATGATGACCGCGCTCAGCCAGGAGGCCGACCGGGCGCGTGGCGAAAGCCTTGGAGTCAACAAGTATCTAGTAAAGTCTCAGGTGACACTAGAGGACGTAATGTCGGCGGTCCGTCAGGTGTTGGTTGGCGACGGAGGAGCGGCCGCTGAGCCAGGTGCTGCCCCCGCCAATGGGACTCCGCCACCCGCCGCACCCCCTGCCGCGTGA
- a CDS encoding rRNA pseudouridine synthase yields MGLRHPPHPLPRELMRINRFVATATGISRRQADTAIQDGRVLIEGRVAQLGDTVEPGQDVKLDGQDLKLPALTTIMLNKPPGYICSRVQQGGTPTVYELLPPSLHVLKPVGRLDKDSSGLLLLTNDGQLAHRLAHPRHHKWKIYEVTTQQPLQPPQLEALRKGVQLEDGLSQMDIDQHNNLYIVRLQEGRNRQIRRSFAAVNAAVATLHRTDFGQLKLGSLPSGQWREVEVDPEGAPA; encoded by the coding sequence ATGGGACTCCGCCACCCGCCGCACCCCCTGCCGCGTGAGCTAATGCGGATCAACCGCTTTGTGGCGACCGCCACCGGCATATCAAGGCGCCAGGCCGATACCGCCATTCAAGATGGGCGAGTGCTTATAGAGGGTAGGGTAGCCCAACTGGGAGATACGGTTGAGCCCGGCCAAGACGTTAAGCTAGACGGCCAAGACCTGAAGCTACCGGCCTTAACCACCATTATGCTCAATAAGCCCCCAGGGTATATATGCAGCCGCGTCCAGCAAGGGGGTACACCCACCGTTTATGAGCTTTTACCGCCATCCCTGCACGTTCTTAAGCCGGTCGGTCGGCTCGATAAAGATTCATCTGGCCTGCTGCTGCTGACCAACGATGGCCAGCTGGCTCATCGATTGGCTCACCCACGACACCATAAATGGAAGATATATGAGGTAACCACCCAACAGCCTCTGCAGCCGCCGCAGCTAGAAGCATTGCGAAAGGGAGTACAATTAGAGGACGGGTTAAGTCAGATGGATATTGATCAACATAACAACCTTTACATAGTTAGGCTACAGGAGGGCCGGAACCGCCAGATCCGCCGCAGCTTTGCCGCGGTTAATGCCGCAGTAGCTACACTACATCGCACCGATTTTGGGCAGCTCAAACTTGGCTCTCTACCCAGCGGGCAGTGGCGCGAGGTTGAGGTTGATCCAGAAGGAGCTCCAGCGTGA